From the Drosophila gunungcola strain Sukarami unplaced genomic scaffold, Dgunungcola_SK_2 000010F, whole genome shotgun sequence genome, one window contains:
- the LOC128263661 gene encoding uncharacterized protein LOC128263661, which translates to MDKTQIGEWLQANEIEFPASATLRQLRKLALDAGYQEVAEIPESILEEENSKMEVLSQGAATEGIQTLEEEEALLDAAIRVAEKKKIWAGLMKNVDKTTDDLQMVKHLVSPFSATENEEALKWISNFERVCRDINTCTNFQLRCVRMLMKSGTDADLFVSVDRSNTYDEFKTNFIKTFGRGSSTADIVLLLKETMFNPAKNTVMGYILLMEEIVMRANIDEKLTVQFVIDGFRDRSANIAILYTATTIAQLKELAWKYGNLRKKSHNFPQRMENTGGDRKTVRCYNCSAYGHYASSCTAPKREKGSCFRCGSLQHMLKDCQQKPASDPRVVGAANNQPIRDDEEEPNMFIPIFNQRH; encoded by the coding sequence ATGGACAAGACACAAATTGGTGAGTGGCTACAAGCCAACGAAATCGAGTTCCCTGCAAGTGCAACTTTAAGGCAATTGCGCAAGCTTGCTTTGGATGCTGGATACCAAGAAGTGGCTGAAATCCCAGAAAGCATATTGGAGGAGGAGAACTCCAAAATGGAAGTATTAAGCCAAGGAGCCGCTACCGAAGGCATCCAGACAttggaagaagaagaagcactGCTTGACGCCGCCATAAGGGTTGCTGAGAAGAAGAAAATATGGGCCGGATTGATGAAAAACGTCGACAAAACGACAGATGACCTCCAAATGGTGAAGCACCTCGTGAGCCCGTTTTCTGCCACTGAAAATGAGGAAGCCCTTAAGTGGATTTCGAATTTTGAGAGAGTCTGCAGAGATATCAACACATGTACAAATTTTCAACTGCGCTGCGTACGAATGTTGATGAAATCGGGTACAGATGCCGACTTGTTTGTGAGTGTTGATCGATCGAACACTTACGACGAATTTAAgacaaatttcataaaaacattCGGTCGTGGAAGCTCAACTGCTGATATTGTATTGCTACTTAAGGAAACCATGTTCAACCCCGCGAAGAACACCGTTATGGGATACATACTTCTGATGGAGGAAATTGTTATGCGTGCAAATATTGACGAAAAATTGACAGTGCAGTTCGTCATTGATGGTTTTCGCGATCGTTCAGCCAATATCGCTATATTGtacacagcaacaacaatcgcaCAATTGAAGGAATTGGCTTGGAAGTATGGCAATCTAAGGAAGAAGTCACACAATTTTCCTCAGCGCATGGAAAATACTGGAGGAGATCGGAAAACAGTCCGGTGCTACAATTGCTCTGCTTATGGGCACTACGCTTCGTCGTGCACTGCGCCGAAACGCGAGAAGGGATCTTGTTTCCGTTGTGGATCCCTCCAACATATGCTTAAGGATTGTCAGCAGAAGCCAGCAAGTGATCCGAGAGTGGTGGGAGCAGCCAACAACCAGCCGATCCGAGATGACGAAGAGGAGCCTAATATGTTTATTCCGATTTTTAACCAG